A region from the Leptospira dzoumogneensis genome encodes:
- a CDS encoding proline dehydrogenase family protein yields the protein MKTTEENEPKTKPSSSDLQNKILEKGKELFSLSDSFEDGLFSTYRLFSKSLLFLENRPLLKLQAFRFADLFPSLSSLSSISRYIRIYFVETPTELPKWILLILSLLLSNPFSSVFVALGAKIGIRLTAKFFILGRTYGSDRKKILDRYKNGICSTIDILGEAVLSEKEAERYIHEYLLLLEEVSKDKELSEIRSSQFPGEPAGNVSVKCSSLYSQLDPLAHESSVTHLMEKLRPILSSAVSKNIFINLDMEQYETKDIIMDTAFRIFSEPEFQDYPHFGIVVQAYLKSSQRDLQRVIEYSKKRKYPLTVRLVKGAYWEYEMTQSAQKGWEPPVFLIKSETDRNYEECSALLLKSYPHIRPAFGSHNIRSLSSAFVKAAEYSVPENFFEVQMLYGMGNSYKQAIRSLGISVREYSPIGEVIPGMAYLVRRLLENSTNEGFLKNINANSKDRERLLYLENPKSK from the coding sequence ATGAAGACTACAGAAGAAAACGAACCTAAAACAAAACCTTCTTCCTCGGATCTTCAAAATAAGATCTTGGAAAAAGGAAAGGAATTATTTAGTTTGAGTGATTCTTTCGAAGACGGTTTGTTTAGTACATACAGATTATTCTCTAAAAGTCTTTTGTTCCTGGAAAACCGCCCTCTTCTAAAACTACAAGCGTTTAGATTCGCGGATCTATTTCCAAGTCTTAGTTCACTTTCTTCCATTTCCCGTTATATACGGATCTATTTTGTCGAAACTCCCACAGAACTTCCCAAATGGATCTTATTAATTCTTTCCTTACTATTATCCAATCCGTTCAGTTCAGTATTTGTCGCATTAGGTGCAAAGATCGGGATCAGACTTACTGCAAAATTTTTTATCTTAGGAAGGACCTACGGTTCCGATCGTAAAAAGATCCTGGATAGATACAAAAACGGCATCTGCTCCACAATAGACATCTTAGGAGAAGCTGTACTCTCCGAAAAAGAAGCAGAACGTTATATCCATGAGTATTTACTTTTATTGGAAGAAGTTTCCAAGGACAAAGAACTTTCGGAAATACGCAGCTCTCAATTTCCAGGAGAACCTGCAGGAAACGTTTCAGTAAAATGTTCTTCTCTATATTCTCAATTAGACCCTCTTGCACATGAATCTTCAGTGACCCATTTAATGGAGAAGTTAAGGCCGATCCTTAGTTCTGCAGTTTCCAAAAATATTTTTATCAACCTAGATATGGAACAATATGAGACCAAGGACATCATAATGGATACTGCGTTTAGAATTTTCTCAGAACCGGAGTTCCAAGACTATCCGCATTTCGGGATAGTAGTCCAAGCGTATCTGAAGTCCTCTCAGAGAGATCTGCAAAGAGTAATAGAATATTCTAAAAAACGAAAATACCCTCTGACGGTTCGTTTAGTAAAAGGAGCCTATTGGGAATATGAAATGACCCAATCCGCTCAAAAAGGCTGGGAACCTCCTGTTTTTCTTATAAAATCCGAAACGGATAGAAATTATGAAGAATGTTCAGCACTCTTATTGAAATCTTATCCTCATATAAGACCTGCATTCGGTTCTCATAATATAAGAAGTCTTTCCTCAGCGTTCGTTAAAGCGGCGGAATATTCGGTCCCGGAAAACTTTTTCGAAGTACAGATGTTATACGGAATGGGAAACTCCTACAAACAAGCCATCCGCAGCTTGGGGATTTCCGTCAGGGAATATTCTCCTATCGGAGAAGTGATCCCCGGTATGGCTTATTTGGTAAGAAGGTTGCTCGAAAATTCCACGAACGAAGGCTTTTTGAAAAACATCAACGCGAATAGTAAAGATAGGGAACGACTATTGTATTTGGAGAATCCGAAATCAAAATGA
- a CDS encoding alpha/beta fold hydrolase, with translation MKKLTLLFLSLFLSCCSSYEEMNMEEDQAFQKLKESEIFYQEYFIQNKKEEGIVHWVSTGCKPDKNKVLIFIHGSPGNWSNYLRYLKDPELLKMYCMLAIDRPGFGKSPEPIADVNAQAEKILGTLTQLPEMQKGKKSISILGHSYGGPVAARMASISPEKFQYLFLLAAAMDPETEEIKWYNKIADTWIVNLILPKELSQSNSEMLPLKEQLRFLAPEWKKIKAKTIVIQGEEDGLVDPKNPDFIQKKFSTETKTYLLPKEGHFLPWKNYDLIHKLLIEFSG, from the coding sequence ATGAAAAAGTTAACTCTTCTTTTTTTATCCTTATTTCTTTCCTGTTGCAGCAGTTATGAAGAAATGAATATGGAAGAAGATCAGGCCTTCCAGAAACTCAAAGAATCGGAAATATTTTACCAAGAATATTTCATTCAAAACAAAAAGGAAGAAGGTATTGTACACTGGGTTAGCACCGGATGTAAACCCGATAAGAATAAGGTCCTTATTTTCATCCATGGATCTCCGGGCAATTGGTCAAATTATCTTAGATATTTAAAAGATCCCGAATTATTAAAAATGTATTGTATGCTTGCAATAGACCGTCCGGGTTTCGGAAAATCTCCTGAACCAATCGCAGATGTGAACGCCCAAGCAGAAAAAATTTTAGGGACCCTAACACAACTCCCTGAAATGCAAAAAGGAAAAAAATCGATCTCTATATTAGGACATTCTTATGGAGGTCCGGTCGCCGCAAGAATGGCCTCGATTTCTCCCGAAAAATTTCAATATCTGTTTTTATTAGCGGCTGCCATGGATCCAGAAACGGAAGAAATAAAATGGTACAACAAGATCGCCGATACCTGGATCGTAAACTTGATTTTACCGAAAGAATTGTCTCAAAGTAATTCCGAAATGTTACCTTTAAAAGAACAGTTAAGATTTCTGGCTCCGGAATGGAAAAAGATCAAAGCCAAAACAATAGTTATCCAAGGAGAAGAAGACGGACTTGTAGATCCAAAAAATCCGGATTTTATTCAGAAAAAATTTTCTACAGAAACAAAAACATATCTTCTACCGAAAGAAGGACATTTTCTTCCTTGGAAAAACTACGACCTAATTCATAAATTGCTGATAGAGTTTTCAGGATAA
- a CDS encoding winged helix DNA-binding domain-containing protein yields MNIALTRLKHLNVLGSQYSSPEKLVEVLVAIQGQDYAASKWAVGLRIPDLNEEDIESAFLDKKIVRSWPLRGTLHVVSSKDIYWLLDLLGPPTISKYAAHYKKIELDPKVLKKCYSILSKNLSNQNFLTRKEISSILEKSGIITNTTRLSHILQRAGLEGLICFGPRRDKDFTYALIEEWIPGVKNVKKPKEEALYEITKKYFDTRAPATLADFVWWSGLNVKDAKTGIESFSSKLNSFQKDDQTYYIPKKTELVDKGSDTLFLLPAFDEFLLAYTDRRDCMDPPPKRLLTPADDLFRPILVINGWVSGIWQRELKKEDIILKVNPYKPLNANLKKKLKKAAEEYAKFLGKNLILEV; encoded by the coding sequence GTGAATATAGCATTAACAAGATTAAAACATTTAAATGTTTTGGGTTCTCAATATTCTTCTCCCGAAAAATTGGTAGAAGTTTTGGTTGCTATCCAAGGACAAGACTACGCTGCCTCAAAATGGGCCGTCGGACTTAGGATTCCCGATTTGAATGAGGAAGATATAGAGTCTGCGTTCTTGGACAAAAAAATTGTTCGATCTTGGCCTTTGAGAGGAACATTGCACGTTGTTTCTTCTAAGGATATATATTGGTTATTGGATTTATTGGGTCCTCCTACGATTTCCAAATACGCAGCTCATTACAAAAAGATAGAATTAGATCCAAAAGTATTAAAAAAATGTTATTCTATTCTTTCTAAAAATCTTTCGAACCAAAACTTTCTTACTAGAAAGGAAATTTCTTCCATCTTAGAAAAATCCGGGATTATAACAAATACAACTAGATTATCCCATATTCTGCAAAGAGCGGGTTTGGAAGGTTTGATCTGTTTCGGTCCAAGAAGGGATAAGGATTTCACTTACGCGTTGATCGAAGAATGGATCCCTGGGGTCAAAAATGTCAAAAAGCCGAAAGAAGAAGCTCTCTATGAGATCACTAAAAAGTATTTTGATACTCGGGCTCCGGCTACCTTGGCCGATTTTGTATGGTGGTCCGGATTGAATGTAAAGGATGCAAAGACAGGTATAGAAAGTTTCAGTTCTAAATTGAACAGTTTTCAAAAGGACGATCAGACTTATTATATTCCTAAAAAGACGGAACTAGTGGATAAGGGCTCGGACACATTATTTCTTCTTCCTGCGTTCGACGAGTTTTTATTGGCATATACTGATCGTAGAGATTGTATGGATCCTCCTCCTAAAAGGCTTTTGACTCCTGCAGATGATCTTTTTAGACCTATATTGGTTATTAACGGTTGGGTAAGCGGAATTTGGCAGAGAGAATTAAAAAAGGAAGATATTATTCTAAAAGTAAATCCTTACAAACCTCTAAATGCTAATTTAAAAAAGAAACTGAAAAAAGCAGCGGAGGAATACGCCAAGTTTCTTGGAAAAAATTTGATTTTAGAAGTTTAG
- a CDS encoding aldehyde dehydrogenase family protein, producing MNFHNNSNFQNETLRDFSREEERSILNKGFVSIRKEFPIQVVPIISGKTKKSSLIVPSFNPANTSEKIADIHYASITDAEEAAKNSVQFFETWKNTKPEIRIGFLKKAADILRSQKAELTALMSLEVGKGIKDIDAEIAEAIDFCEFYAKEAEHIFQPRKRDLLGEENIYTYIPKGVTLVVAPWNFPLAILCGMTVAPLVAGNTVIMKPAEQSSAIAFKLFNILIEAGIPSSALHFLPGKGEEIGAYLVKHPAIHTINFTGSRAVGLGMIREAASQNLKFVKRVVAEMGGKNALIVDEDADLDEAVIASIQSAFGFQGQKCSALSRIILLESKYDTFKNRFIDALQSLKPGLPEDPSVKVGPVIDSESRARLEGIASQFSSKILSKLEIKDNQKLTGHFVEPVVFESEDPSSPLGQTEFFGPYVTLFKAKNFEDAIKIANNVDYALTGGIFSRNPKNIQYAKENFEVGNLYINRGITGAVVDRQPFGGYKLSGVGAKAGGPDYLKQFLEPISITENTMRRGFIPET from the coding sequence ATGAACTTTCATAATAATTCTAATTTTCAAAATGAAACCTTAAGAGATTTTTCGAGAGAAGAAGAAAGATCCATCTTAAACAAAGGATTCGTTTCCATCCGAAAAGAATTCCCGATACAAGTTGTTCCGATCATTTCCGGAAAAACAAAAAAGTCTTCCTTAATAGTTCCTTCTTTCAACCCGGCAAATACATCGGAAAAGATCGCAGATATACATTATGCTTCCATAACGGATGCGGAAGAAGCTGCGAAAAATTCGGTCCAATTTTTCGAAACATGGAAAAACACAAAGCCTGAGATCCGGATCGGCTTTTTAAAAAAAGCAGCCGACATTCTACGCTCTCAAAAAGCGGAACTTACGGCATTAATGTCCTTAGAAGTAGGAAAAGGGATCAAAGATATAGATGCGGAGATCGCGGAAGCAATCGACTTCTGTGAATTTTATGCAAAGGAAGCAGAACATATTTTTCAGCCCAGAAAAAGAGATCTTTTGGGAGAAGAGAATATTTATACTTATATACCCAAAGGAGTCACATTAGTAGTCGCTCCTTGGAATTTTCCTCTGGCAATTCTCTGCGGGATGACGGTAGCTCCATTAGTCGCGGGAAATACCGTAATCATGAAACCGGCGGAACAATCTTCCGCCATCGCATTCAAACTTTTTAATATATTAATTGAGGCGGGCATTCCTTCTTCCGCACTTCATTTTTTACCGGGAAAAGGAGAAGAGATCGGGGCGTATTTAGTAAAACATCCTGCAATACATACGATCAATTTTACGGGATCCAGAGCGGTCGGTTTAGGAATGATCCGAGAAGCTGCCTCCCAAAATCTAAAATTCGTAAAAAGAGTGGTCGCTGAAATGGGAGGCAAAAACGCCTTGATCGTGGACGAAGACGCGGATCTGGACGAAGCAGTAATCGCATCTATACAATCCGCATTCGGATTTCAAGGACAAAAATGTAGTGCACTTTCTCGCATTATACTTTTGGAATCTAAATACGATACATTTAAAAACAGATTTATAGACGCATTACAATCCTTGAAACCAGGATTACCCGAGGATCCTTCCGTCAAAGTTGGACCGGTCATTGATTCAGAATCCAGAGCAAGATTGGAAGGGATAGCCTCTCAATTCTCTTCTAAAATATTAAGCAAACTTGAAATAAAGGATAATCAAAAACTTACGGGCCATTTTGTGGAACCTGTCGTTTTTGAAAGTGAAGATCCTTCTTCTCCTCTAGGACAAACGGAATTTTTCGGACCCTACGTCACCTTATTCAAGGCCAAAAATTTTGAAGATGCCATTAAAATAGCGAATAACGTAGACTATGCTCTTACCGGAGGGATTTTCTCCAGAAATCCCAAGAACATACAATATGCAAAAGAGAATTTCGAAGTCGGCAACCTGTATATCAATAGAGGGATCACGGGAGCCGTAGTGGACAGACAGCCATTCGGTGGTTATAAACTTTCGGGAGTGGGTGCAAAAGCAGGCGGCCCGGATTATCTAAAACAATTTTTAGAACCGATCAGTATAACTGAGAATACGATGAGAAGAGGATTTATTCCGGAAACTTAG
- a CDS encoding DUF3095 domain-containing protein, giving the protein MNILSHSTTNFYKELPEISQFSEVTDSKHYRKVPDDWIVIVTDIVKSTEAILEGRYKDVNMAGGLTLMGITNLLKDMEFPFFFGGDGVTILLPGSRLNEIRDILADTREFVRDYFKMELRIGFVPVSDIYNAGYSLTMAKLRISKYYTQAVLGGTGAAYAENKIKEPNSRYLTDNSYIPNIRADFSGFTCRWKDIQSPKGEMVSLIVKINSDSDSEAAKTLSGLLSMIDSLYGSEREYHPLREENLIIEHSSSGLNNEAIASSKGNSILRKLYLWKIKFETYGAELAIRWNFPLKVFHYKLNKLKNYQIISSDFRKFDGTFKMVFATDTMDRKKLESSLEEAEKAGKLNFGIHISDRALMTCLLHAGTEREVHFIDGAGGGYALAATVLKKKLQPVAA; this is encoded by the coding sequence ATGAATATCCTATCACATTCTACCACGAATTTTTATAAGGAGCTTCCTGAGATTTCCCAATTTTCGGAAGTTACGGATAGCAAACATTATAGAAAGGTTCCGGACGATTGGATCGTGATCGTTACGGACATAGTCAAATCTACCGAGGCGATCTTAGAAGGTAGATATAAGGATGTAAATATGGCCGGGGGATTGACCTTGATGGGGATCACGAATCTTCTCAAGGACATGGAGTTTCCATTCTTCTTCGGTGGAGATGGTGTGACCATTTTGCTTCCCGGTTCTAGATTGAATGAGATCCGGGATATTCTTGCGGATACAAGAGAGTTTGTTAGGGATTATTTTAAGATGGAACTTCGGATCGGGTTCGTGCCTGTCTCGGATATTTATAATGCAGGTTATAGTTTGACAATGGCTAAACTTAGGATTTCCAAATATTATACTCAGGCCGTATTAGGAGGAACCGGTGCGGCGTATGCGGAGAATAAGATCAAGGAACCGAATTCTAGGTATCTAACAGATAATTCTTATATTCCGAATATTCGCGCCGATTTTTCAGGTTTTACTTGCAGATGGAAGGATATCCAAAGTCCGAAAGGAGAAATGGTCTCTCTTATCGTTAAGATCAATTCGGATTCAGATTCGGAAGCCGCAAAAACTTTATCCGGATTATTATCTATGATCGACTCTTTGTACGGTTCTGAAAGGGAATATCATCCTTTAAGAGAGGAAAATCTGATCATAGAACATTCTTCTTCAGGTTTAAATAATGAAGCGATTGCATCTTCTAAAGGAAATAGTATATTAAGGAAGTTGTATCTTTGGAAAATTAAATTTGAGACTTACGGGGCGGAGCTTGCGATCCGCTGGAATTTTCCTTTAAAAGTATTCCATTATAAATTAAATAAGTTAAAGAACTATCAGATCATCTCATCCGATTTTAGGAAATTCGACGGAACTTTTAAAATGGTATTTGCAACTGATACCATGGATCGAAAAAAATTAGAATCTAGTTTAGAGGAAGCGGAGAAGGCAGGCAAATTAAATTTCGGGATCCATATCTCCGATAGAGCGTTGATGACCTGTCTTTTACATGCAGGAACTGAAAGAGAAGTTCATTTTATAGACGGGGCAGGCGGCGGTTATGCTTTAGCGGCAACAGTTCTTAAGAAAAAATTGCAGCCGGTTGCTGCTTAA
- a CDS encoding alpha/beta hydrolase translates to MKIVLLHGMWSRPDTLDSVRKVLEQKGHEVFAPTLPFHVLNKPPDPALGNYRLIDYVEFLKQEIRNKGWDKPTLIGHSMGGWLAQALAAEGFASRIVLFAPAAPAGIFPLGPSSLYTLLEVPFHWKFWGKPFKPTYRGANFGLFNRVPKDKRKEYYASLNYESGRALFELAFWFFDPLKGSKIPAEKVNCPVLVLAGEKDRIIPIRVTKAVARRYENSEFVPLPNHAHWLTDEPGNEKIFEIMFNWLKQNS, encoded by the coding sequence ATGAAGATCGTCTTATTACACGGAATGTGGTCCAGACCGGATACTCTGGACTCGGTTAGAAAAGTATTAGAACAAAAAGGACATGAGGTATTTGCACCTACATTACCATTTCATGTTTTAAACAAACCACCGGACCCTGCATTAGGAAATTATAGACTCATAGACTATGTTGAATTTCTAAAACAGGAAATCCGGAACAAAGGCTGGGACAAACCCACATTGATCGGCCACTCCATGGGAGGATGGCTGGCGCAAGCGTTAGCCGCAGAAGGTTTCGCATCGAGAATCGTATTGTTCGCACCTGCAGCTCCTGCAGGAATTTTTCCGTTAGGGCCTTCTTCCTTATATACTTTGTTAGAAGTTCCGTTTCACTGGAAATTTTGGGGCAAACCTTTCAAACCAACCTATCGTGGAGCGAATTTCGGATTATTCAATCGAGTTCCGAAAGATAAAAGAAAAGAATATTATGCTTCTTTAAATTACGAATCTGGCAGAGCGCTTTTCGAACTTGCATTTTGGTTTTTCGATCCTCTTAAAGGAAGTAAAATCCCGGCAGAAAAAGTAAATTGTCCAGTCTTAGTTTTAGCCGGGGAGAAAGACAGGATCATCCCAATTCGAGTCACAAAGGCCGTCGCGAGAAGATACGAAAATTCGGAATTTGTTCCCCTGCCCAATCATGCACATTGGCTTACTGATGAACCTGGAAATGAAAAAATTTTCGAGATCATGTTCAATTGGCTGAAACAAAACAGTTAA
- a CDS encoding DNA alkylation repair protein, with amino-acid sequence MAEALKNFYDDKALLEIGTQFSAILPHKQPEDWVREIKRKDWKKLELKQRIKRIADVLSNSLPKPFPKAVSPLLKISKILEKKFPGTQRFYIIFLGEVVEISGIDFPEESLYCMERITQIISCEFSIREFLIRYPDITWKKMLEWSKHSHPGTRRLASEGSRPRLPWGKGIPGLKKDPKKTLSILENLKNDPDEVVRRSVANHLNDISKDHPDLVISIAKKWMGKSPNIDLLLKHALRGLLKQGNSDTLSIFGFSKSGSAKISRLELQPKIVEIGKHLIYKFEMKSEAKEPTLYRLESKIHYLKPSGNFSVKVFQIEEREFSPNETKVYERKQSFQQMTTRIHSPGIHKLEIIVNGEIKANIEFKVTHPKS; translated from the coding sequence ATGGCGGAAGCTCTTAAGAACTTTTATGATGACAAGGCTCTCTTGGAGATAGGAACACAATTCTCGGCAATATTACCTCATAAACAACCGGAAGATTGGGTCCGAGAGATCAAACGTAAAGATTGGAAGAAATTAGAACTCAAACAAAGGATCAAAAGGATTGCAGATGTCCTATCGAACTCTCTTCCAAAACCATTCCCAAAAGCGGTTTCTCCTTTATTAAAAATTTCGAAAATACTTGAGAAAAAATTCCCTGGAACCCAAAGATTTTACATCATCTTCTTAGGAGAAGTTGTAGAGATCTCAGGTATCGATTTTCCGGAAGAATCCTTGTATTGTATGGAGAGAATTACTCAGATCATTTCTTGTGAATTCTCCATACGAGAGTTTTTGATCAGATATCCGGATATCACTTGGAAAAAAATGTTAGAATGGTCCAAACATTCTCACCCGGGAACGAGAAGATTAGCAAGTGAAGGTTCTCGCCCCAGATTGCCTTGGGGAAAGGGAATCCCAGGATTAAAAAAAGATCCTAAAAAAACTCTCTCCATTTTAGAAAATTTGAAAAACGATCCGGACGAAGTAGTTCGTAGAAGTGTAGCCAATCATCTAAACGATATTTCTAAAGATCACCCTGACTTAGTGATCTCAATTGCAAAAAAATGGATGGGTAAATCTCCAAACATAGATCTTTTGTTAAAACATGCGCTTAGAGGTTTATTAAAACAAGGTAACTCCGATACGCTCTCTATCTTCGGATTTTCAAAAAGTGGATCCGCTAAAATTTCAAGGTTGGAACTCCAACCTAAAATTGTAGAGATCGGAAAACATCTAATCTATAAATTCGAAATGAAATCGGAAGCAAAAGAACCTACACTTTACAGATTAGAATCCAAGATCCATTATCTAAAACCCTCCGGAAATTTTTCCGTAAAAGTATTTCAGATAGAAGAAAGAGAATTTTCTCCGAATGAAACAAAAGTTTACGAAAGAAAACAATCTTTCCAGCAAATGACTACACGAATACATTCTCCAGGGATCCATAAATTGGAAATCATCGTGAACGGAGAAATAAAAGCAAATATAGAATTCAAAGTGACCCATCCTAAATCCTAA